One Trueperaceae bacterium genomic window, GCTACCCCATCGACTCCAAGATTATTCGCCCAATAATGAACTCTTTCGGGTTGGCCGTTGCTTAGGATTAATATAGCGATATCGTCTTTCTTTAATGTTTTAAACCAGCTCTTAAAGGACGGAGCCATTAAGGAACTATTGGATGGGATAACGGTATCATCAAGGTCCACCATAAGGGCAGATTTGCCGTGACTCTTGAGTAACGTTGAGTCCACTTCATAGGCAGCCTCAACCAAAAGATCAGGCTTCAATAACATGGTGGACTTTAGCACGAATATTTAGGTTGGAGAGCCAACGGATGGTTGACGTTTGCATCTCGCCTAGCTCTGGCTTGGAATTGATTAGCATTTGAGATAGACGGCTGGCAGTCGGTATGTAAATTAAGGTTTTGATAGGTTAGTTGTTGAGTTTGGCTGGTAAACTACTATCTATCAGGTTTCCGTAGAAAGGCTAAGTATTTCTTGTAATAATTTGACAAAACTCTCGTCATCATCTAGCCAAGGATAATGCCCACCTTCGATTAGGCTCATTAGGGAATTGGGCATTTGTTGAAGTCCTGCTTCTAATTGATCGGGATATATTGTTTGGTCGTTGCGGCTTCCAAGAAAAAATGTTGGTGTCGAGATTGCTTTAAGAATCTCGAGGGCGTCCAATTGCCATGTTCCGTGAAGCTCTGCCTGAGTTTGAGGGCCTAGAAGGGCTGTGCTATCACTGTGTTCTAGCTGTAGCCGAGAGGCAGGGTTAGGAAATTCGAGAGCATCGAAAAGCTTTTTAGGGTTTACCCATTGGAAAGCTTGATTCGTTGCCTCTATTGGGTCATGAACTGCAGTGTTGGATAAAATCTCTTCATTAGGGAGGGCTTCTTCTAAATGACCGCTAAGTTTCGCAGCGTGGCGTTGAAGTGTGCGGCTAAGTAGTGGCATAGATAGCCAAGGATTTATTAGGATTAGTTGCGTAAAACGTTCTGGAGAATCTAACGCTGCCCTAGCCCCAATTTGGGCGCCGAATCCATGTGCAATTAATGCAGCCCGTTCAATTTCAAGTGAATCAAGAACGACTTTAACGTCGTTGACCAAATTGTCAACCGTAAAGTCATTTTCCGTATAGCTGCGGCCCCCACCACGTTGATCGGCATAAATCATTTGATAAGACTCCAACTCCTCGCCCATCAAATCGCGAAATGAATGACTGTTGTAACCTGGTCCTCCGTGTAAAAAATAGATCGGTTCTCCTTCTTTAGGTCCAACAAGTTCAACGTAAAGGTCGGCATCTGCGCACGTGATGTGGAAAGGCTGGTCGAGAAACACTATCACTCCACCCCTACTTCCTTAGCAACTTTAAAAACCCACACCTTAGGACCTTTGGGAGTGTTTTGCAAGGCATGAGGAAAGCTGCATTGGAGCAAATAGAGGTTGGGCTGACTAACGCTTCGAAGGACGCCCTGGGAGACAGCTCCCTGGGATAATAAATCCCGTTCAATGACTTTAAGAGCGCGGTAGGCATCTGGTTCGTTCAGTTCAAAAAAATAGGTCCACATTACTCTCAGTGTATCCTTCGCATAAAATTGAGGCTTATTAATGGCGGGTTTTGCATATGGTAATCTCCCCGTGATTTTAGAGTGGGTTGCCGGCTAAACCGTTGAACGGTTTTGGCGTTAAGTCCCGGAGGTACGCCCTAGGATTGTTGATAGTTGGTACGGTTATCGCGCTAGGACTGCTCGATGGACACATAATAGACCCAAAAGAAGGAGCCTACCAGAACTGAGGTCGCTGATTAAGAGAGGGAGATACCGTTAGGCAAACATGTGCATACATGCATGCGGTCAGTGAAGGAACTACAGAACCTGACATAGTGAAGACGATCCTCTATGGTCGAGAGCTTATTCGTTACTGGGAAGACGAGAGATTGCTTGCCTTTGGTTGCATTGCTTTTATTAAAACGGTTAAGAAGCCTCTTCACGTTGTACTTGAATTCAGTAAACCAAAATGGGTCGACGTAGAGAGAGCCTTTATGGCTCCTGATCCACACCGGGTTACGTCCTGAGAGTGCCTTGCGTAAATTATTAGGTACGATCAAAACTCGGCATGTGCCAAAATTGGCGGTACAAAATAGTCTATGAGATTTTAGAGAGGTTGAATATTAATGCTGCATTAGCATCTGTTTGTCGTTCTAGTTCTACTATTGAAATGCCTCTTATTGCTGCCATGAAATTCGCGACGATCCAAACATTGCTTGGAACGTTAGGCTTACCTCGTTTTGGATTAGGACTCAAGAAAGGACTATCAGTTTCTAATAAGAGTCGGTGAGAAGGAACCAATTCTGCCGCTTTGTGTAAAGCTTTTGAATTCTTATAGGTTAGGTTCCCAGCAAAAGAAACCATCCAACCCATATCTAAACCTATCTCAAGTAAAGCTTCATTTCCGTTAAAGCAATGCAGAATGCCCTTCTTCAAATTAGATTCGGCAATTGCTTTTGCGGCTTTTTCCGAGG contains:
- a CDS encoding YqeG family HAD IIIA-type phosphatase, giving the protein MLLKPDLLVEAAYEVDSTLLKSHGKSALMVDLDDTVIPSNSSLMAPSFKSWFKTLKKDDIAILILSNGQPERVHYWANNLGVDGVALVGKPFSFAFKRGLKRLGHQPSETAMLGDQLFTDVLGANITGIFSILVRPLTAGRLPHTRLLRKFENIIVRRP